The Phragmites australis chromosome 13, lpPhrAust1.1, whole genome shotgun sequence DNA window ctctctctctttcaaaattttagatggcccgtaCGAAGCATACGCCCCGCAAAAGCACTAGTGGTTTTCTTCCAACTAGAGCTCCCGTAGAGGCCACCTGGGCGTTCCAGTCGCCCGCAGAGTTTCACTCTTTTGGACTTCAGGCAGCGAAGTTCCCTCGTAAGCTTTGGACGATCTTTGAGGATCTGGGCTATCAGGAGGCCCAGATCTATAAGGGAATCAGGACCCCGCTCAGCGTCCATGGCTACCTTTGGATGGTGGAGGTGATCATGTTTGAGAAGCGCTCGGACGACGATGGCCACAGAGTGCGCAAGATATATTCAACCCTCGCACCGAGAGAGACCTTTGTAGCTGGGATCTGTGACGCAGTTCGCCAGGCACTTTCAGTCATCTATGCAAAGTATCACGATACTATTCAGACTATATAGTACAACTTCTAAGCGCGGTGTAGGAGTGGCAGCTTAGAGATCACCTTTGCTGCCACCAATAGGGAGGGTGACACCAGACTGATGAAGCAGATTCGCCTCATCGACACCTTGACTTAGGAGCTAGATAGAGCCCTTGACGAGCTAGACAACGTGCACCTGAGGCTCGCTGAGACAGAGGAGAGGATTCGCACGAACCAAAGGAGTTGCCCAAGCTAGAGTTTCCCCGCTCTCCCTCCCGCAAGAAGCTCCGTCTCGACGCCGCTCTGCGTGTTGCATCGCAGGACCTTTCTGAGGGTGGCGACAGTTTCTGAGCTAGCAGTTTTTTCCTAGTAGCAATTTAGCGTCATTTAGAGTCATTTGTTTTATGATGTAATGGACCTATTTTCTTTCGATGTTGTGAACTTGTGTGTTAGGTTTGCTTTGTGTGTGTCGATGCGATGTGAAAATTTGTCTTTCGCAGTCGTATTTgcctttaatatatatattagcTTGTGAGTTCTTTGTCTTTCTTCATCTATCTTTGCCCTGTTCCCTTATCCCAATCTCATATCTTTGCAAccgtcagatggtgaacacaaggAACGCGAACAATTATGGCGTCAACAGGGACAACGCTAAAAAGCAGCAATCCTAACGACCACCCCAGAATAACAACCAGGATGTGTTTCCCTCATGGAACAGGCGGACCAATCGAAACCAGGTGGACCAATGCAGATGATGGAAGCACAGACTCAGATTCTGTAGGGATTAGCAAAGGCCGTGGATAGACTTCAATAGGCACCCCCAGCTTACCAGACACCACCATCGCCGCCATCGCAAATGCAGTCGCAGAATAAGCTAAAGGACTTTCTGAGCACCAAGCCACCCACGTTGATTGACTCGACGATTGAGAGTAAGCTATAGATTTCTTAGTGTACAGCCAGAGAAAGAGTCATCTTCGCTTCTCACTAGCTTGTAGGACTAGCGTCTGATTTGTGGGTAGCTTacactgcagcccatgatgacccCTAAGAGATCACCTGGAGAGAATTCAAGGATATTTTCCGCAAGCACCACATGCTAGCAGGGGAAGTGAAACTGAAACAGAAGGAGTTTCTTGGATTAAAGTAAGGTCCCATGTCAGTGCGTGAATATCTTACCAAATTCACGCAGTTATCTCGCTATGCCCCTAAAGATGTGGACAccgatgagaaaaaataagactGTTTCTTGGAAGGTTTGAACTTGGGACTTTAGTATTCTCTCTCAGCAAATGAGTACCTGAGCTTCCAGAAACTTGTTGACATAGCCTTTATTCTAGAGAAGAAGTAGAATTTATGAGAAGAATGCAAGCGGATGATGCAGGGTCAGTCTTCAAGTAACAACACTCGTCCCTACTTCAACCCACCACCCACAGGACAGGTGTACCATCAGGCAGGCCAGAACCAGCAACAGAGGGCACCCAACTAGGCTTCGAGATCTTCCAGTCAGCcaaggcagcagcagcagccgcagcagcaAAGCCCCAACTACCAAGCCCCACGCCCGGTGAACCAGAACCACCACCAGCAGGGTCGCACTGGCCAGGGATCCAGTAACATTGGCTCATGTTTCAACTGTGGAAACTTTGAGCACCTCTCCAACAAGTGTTCCAAGAAACAGCAGGGTCAAATCGGCAACCAGCAACAGAGCCGCCTCGGAGGTCAGCTACAGCAGCAATCTCGTCAGAACTTCATGAGTGGGTGAGTCAACAACGTTGTAGCGGAGGATGCCTAGGACGCCCCGGATGTGGTACTTGGTATGTTTCCCTCCAACTCTCACCCTGCTACAGTTTTATTCGACTATGAAGCAACACATTCCTTTATTTcaactaagttcgtagaaaagTATAGTCTGCCGATAGCCATAATGAAAAGTCGGTTGATAGTCAGTTCTCTAGGTGGAGAAATAGAATCGAGGCATGTATGCCCCAAGATAATCCTTGCCATTAAAGGGGTGGAATTCTCCGCAAATCTTATCGTCTTGGAATCTAAAGAGATAGATATTATTCTGGTAATGGATTGGTTGGATAAGTTCAATGGAGTGGGATGCGCTACCAAGACAATTCAGTTGACACATACATATGGCACAAAGGTGGAGTTCAAAGCCACAACAGCATCAGGAGAGAATATCAAGCTCAACCAGGCCAAGGCAGTGGAGAAAGTCAGAGTAGTCAGCgaattcccggatgtcttcCCTGAAGAGTTGCCAAGTATATCACCAGACTGAGACATTGAGTTCgttattgaattagtacctgtcACTGCTCCCATATATAAGAGACCGTACATattggatgccaatcagttggctaaGCTCAatgagcaaatccaagagctattagacaAGGGGTTTATTCTCCCCAGTACCTTACCCTAGGGAGCCCTAGTTATCTTCGTGCCAAAGGAAGATGAAACTCAAAGAATGTGCATCAATTATCATACACTTAATGaggtgaccattaagaacaagtacccattGCTTCacattgaagatttgtttgatcagctaAAAGAAGCATGCatcttttccaagattgatcttcgatcAGGTTACcatcagctgaagattcgaGCATTGAACATTCCCAAGACTGCTTTTGTCACTCGTTATGGTTTGTATGAGTTTacagtgacatcttttggattgaccaactCCCTAGCATACTTTATGTACTTcatgaacaaggtcttcatcGAGTATCTGGATAAGTTCGTGGTTGTGTTCATCAACGACATCCTAGTCTTCTCGAAGGATGAGGAAAAGCACGAGGAACATTTGCAGATGGTATTGCAGACGTTTAGGGagaatcagttgtatgccaagatGAGCAActgtgagttttggttgaaagAAGTCTCTTTCCTAGGTCATATCATCTCGGCAAGAGAAGTATCCATTGACCCCGACAAAGTGAAGGATGTTCTAAATTGGAAGCCACCATAGACCGTTTCAGAGATTCGGAGTTTTCTGAGTTTAGCAGGATATTACCGTTGCTTCATAGAAGGCTTCTCTAAGATTGCTAAGCCAATGACAAAGTTACtagagaaaggaaaggaatttAAGTGGACCCCTCCTCGTGAGACCAActttaatgaattaaagaagagattaaTCATCGCCCCAGTGATAATCATGCTCGACACATAGAAGTCGTTCTAggtgtattgtgatgcctcacggcaaggtttgggatgtgtgttaatgcaagaaggccatgtAATAGCCTATGCCTCaaggcagttaaggaagcacgaggagaactatcctaCCCATGACTTGGAATTAGCTGTCGTAGTTCATGCACTTAAGATTTGGAGACATTACCTGATAGGGTAAAGATGCGAGATCTTCTTGGATCACAAAagtttgaagtacatcttcactcaactCGACCTCAATCTCAGGCAACGTAGATGGCTATAACTCATCAAGGATTACAATTTTGGAATCAATTACcattccaaaaaagaaaatgtagtaGCGGATGCTCTGGGTAGAAAAGCCTATGTCAGTACGATAAGTATACAAGAAATACAACTTGAATTAtgcaaagagtttgagaagcttaatttggGCATTGTATCCAGTGTAGATGTAGTTGTAATGGAAGTGAATTCTACCTTGGAGCAGGATATACGAAATGGACAACTGGAAGATGAGAAGATTCTAGAGATCAAGCAACTAATTAAGGAGGACAAGGCTCCAGGATTCACAGAAGATAAGCAAGGAATGGTGTGGTATAAGAAAAGAATATATCTTCCTAATGTTAAGTATATTCAGGAGTCAATTCTAAGATAAGCCCACGACTCAGCTTATTCTATTCACCCAGGAAGTAgcaagatgtaccaggatcttaaggatcgttagTGGTGGTATGGGATGAAACGTGAGGTAGCAGAATATATAGCCTTGTGTGATACATATTAGCGAGTTAAGGCAAAACACCAGGGACCAGTAGGGTTGCTTCAACCACTGAAAGTACCTAAGTGGAAATAGAAAGAAATCAGCATAGATTTTATAGTGGGACTACACGAACATAGTCCGGGTATGATTTCATATGGGTCATAGTGGATCGATTAACAAAGgtagctcacttcataccaGTTAAGGACACGTATAAAAGATCGAAGCTCGTAGAATTGTACATATCCAGGATTGTGTGCCTTCATGGTGTACATGAAGGCAGTTCACATCGCGTTTTTGGCAGCGTCTACATGAGTACATGGACACCAGGTTAAACTTTAGCTCAGCTTATCACCCACAGGCTGATGGACAGATAGAGAGGGCCAATCAAATTCTAGAAtatatgttgagagcatgtgctttaAAGAACGGTAAGAGTTAGGATAAGAATCTCCCCTATGCGGAATTCTCATATAACAACAGTTACTAAGCAAATTTAAAGATGACCCCTTTTGAAGCACTATATGTAAGAAAGTGCATAACCCCACTATTGAAATTAGACcagagaaagccaagtgtttggcccagaaGTTTTAAGGGATGCAGAAAGGCAAGTGCAGGAAATTCAGAACAACCTGCGAACCGCGCGGTCAAGGTAGAAGATTTATGCGGACAATTGATGTCAGGAGTTGACCTTTGAAGTcggagacttcgtgtatctcaaggtatcCCCGATCAGaggtcttcgtagatttaaagtcaaaggTAAACTAGCACCCCGatacattggaccattcaagatACTAGAAAGGAGAGGAGAATTGGCTTATCAACTGGAATTACCACCCTCGGTGTGCAAGATGTGCTTCATATAtcacaattaaagaaatgtctGAGAGTCCCAGAAGAACAGCTGCCAATAGAGGAGCTAAATGTGTAGGAGGATCTTTCTTATTCAGAATATCCAGTCAAAATTCTCGAAACGACAGAACGTGTGACCCGGAATAAGAGGATTTGCATGTGAAAAGTATAGTGGATATATCACTCAGAAACAGAAGccacatgggaaagagaagaagatctgaagtCAGAGTTTCCCCGTCTATTCTTTGAtctttccgaatctcgaggacgagattcatcctagggggtaggtttgtgacACACGTTCTTTTGTTGCGGCGTGTCTCCCAGCATGCAGCCcagcccatctctctctctctctctctctctctctctctctctctctctctctctctctctctctgacaaGACGGACCCGCCCATCATTCCCCTCCCTCCACTCCTCCCGCGCCTGTGCCCGTGCTCACACTGTAACCATGCTGCCCGATTTTGTCACCCACGTCTTCGTGCCCGCGCTCCACCTCTCCGCAATGGGCCACTCCCTCTCCGCGCTATAAGATGACCTCCacagcaccccccccccccgccctccCTTTCTCCCCCACCCCATCGCCAAACACGCCGAGCGCCATTGCTGACGCGCAGAACACTGCCGCGCGCCATCCGCCCCAGCCGAGCCCTCCCCGACGCACTTGAGGCTACCATCGACTCCACAAGAGTACGTGGAAGCTTCTCCGACCGTCGAAGTCTGCTTCCCATTGTCAGAACCATCTCCCCGGCGAGCACCGGTCATGTTTTCCGCCTTCTCTCCATCGCTAGCACTCTTCACTGCACCTCGAGGCCCGCTAACAGCCTCTTCAACATCGCAGGACCGCCGACCAGCTTCCCTAACCCTCAATTTCGCATCTCCCACACCATAACCCCATCCCCGAAGCTTGCTGATGACCCCAGCCCTCGTTCTCCATCGCCCGTCATCCTCGAGCTTTTCCCAGCCATCGAGAACCCCTCAGTGAGGATCCTCGTGCGCTCCTCTTTCTGTTGCTGTAGATCGCGTCGAGTTCTGTGCCCCAACGCGCTCGATCAAGCATAGCCGGGCATGCCCGCAGCGATGCCGCCTCTCTCTAGTCAGCGTCGATCGCcagccaccccccccccccaaccgtCAGGAGCTGTCCGATTGCAAACCCCTTCATTTGTGTAATCAGACCACCATGGACTGGTGGACCATATCACCTCAGCCGATCCATAAGACCATATGCCCAGTTAGCACCCACATTGGCGCCATGTCACCTTTTTGTCCTACGTAGCAAGCCATGTCATCCGTTTGAGCCCAGTGAGCATGTTGACACAATAAATAGGgtttttagttaaaaaaataaatcttaTTCTAtgaaattaggtaattttacatttaggacctaaaacttttatattttcaaataatccCTTTTCGTCCCCTATTATTTTATTTCTAGCCCCTATacttttatataattacaaatagatccctaaaattttacaaataagtctcTAAAACTATCTGTTTCTACAATTTAGCCCTTGATCTTTTACAGAAAGGCCTCCAAAGCTTTAAACCCTTATAACTTTTCTGTTATAGTTCCGTTTTAGGCGATTATTACGCTCACGCGATCATAGCAGGGAGTACTTTCCAttagtaggctttttatagtgctttgctattgtttggtgtactgttcttagatgttGTGCTTGCTTGTTTTCGGTGTGTGAGATTgcaataggagacgagcagtaTGTGAACCTGCAAGACCAGATCTTTGAAGAGTTTAAGCAATCGCTGttgaaggtaagtgtccttggtCACATTGACcctattgtaggaaagtgtgtcttttactttctaattGCATGCTTTGTTGTAGGAAAGTATGTATTTTACTTTCTAATTGCATGCTTTGttaatatgaatcccatgtttagCGTTTATTAGTACTTTCTATGATTATTCTTATCGTCAATGTTGTAGTTTGAGTGTCAAGgatagaaatgcttagttgtaCTATCAAGTCGAGTGGGATATATGTTAATTTGATTAAAGGTCGATGCGGCATGAACCGGTTTGGGTAatctttgtagcaacatggaccATAGGGATTTaggcaggttggtttggttggtatgtcTGCTGTGTGCGTATTGGGTGATGTGCAAGTACCTGCTTTAGATCCTAAGAACCGGTTTGTGAAGCATATAACCCAGCTGAACAGCGCAACCATGAGTCTTATATGGATACAGCCtaaccaattaattagatatcctccttattctgtacgcaccattggacggttgagtggcacaagagggggagTCTCTGTAGTGGATGAAAtctctgttagcggtgaaaccttaatGAGTGCATATGAATTTGGAgacgctttgtaaaggccttatgGTGAGACCCTGACTCTACACCCTGGAAGTAtgaagcaaaacgggaatcacaactcgtgggtaaaatgtgcaacctctgcagagtataaaactgatcgatcagtcgtgctcacgatcATGAGCGGacttgaacttcttcatgattagtgaggATCTTAGATAATTGGTTTTGGGTAATCGAGTGGTGGaaccccgatgagttggtagtcAGGTATGGAATCTCTGGTTAGTCttgtagtcggatgaaatccgatgagctgttccaTTAATATTAGTGTcatcatacatagtaaataGAATTGCTAAGTCTTTTTTTAGTCCTAGATTAGGATACTATAGATGTAGTCAACCCGAGTcgagcctttttttttctttaagctttcatatcatatttttctacACTTGCGAAGTActtcatgtactcacacttgcttttTCCCAACCTCTGGATGCTTCTCAAAAGGTGAAGACTTCGAGGACATCATGGATGATGTAGCTAAGTTCTAGGCGAATGAAGTTTTCAACCTAAAGACCATGTTCTAACCTAGCGCTCCTCCAGACAACGCATGTGGATGGATAGAAGACACGCTATCGCTAGAAGTTATCTTAGTATTTTGTTTAAGACCCACAggtcattttttttataaattctacCATTATGTAATGACACTGTTATATTATCACTTATAAAATCATCGTATGTATTAAACTTAATCCTGATACATATGTGAAATATATCTATTTTATTCTCttaaaatcaggtgtgacaATGGCTCAATCTCTCACGAGATGGCGAAGCATCCATGGGCCATGGCTCAAGCTCAAATATGACTACACATCACACAACAACATTGTTCAGAGAAACAGTCGCTCAAGTTGGGGTGTTGTCTGGGAACCTCTCTTGGTTCTACTACTACTGTACAAAATTTCTCATAAGATGCTGAATTTGCAGTTCTGCACAGCGCAAAGTTGCATACAAAACATCTCATGCGGTGACTCAGACACTGCAAAGTCAGATACACAACTGTCTCCTTTTGCAGTGCCACCACTTCCAGTTCGAACTCATCTCTGTATCAGTAGAAGCTGTCCAGCAAGCTCCCGAGGCTATCCTGTGATCCGAAGATTCCGAACTGCATGTCCTGACAGATGATTAAAGGAACTCATGAGCATTTTACCCTGACAAGAAACTCGTGGTAATGGGATTCTCTTTAAATGAGCAAGCTAGAGATACAAGACAGACTTACGCCCAAAGCGCCAAGATCTGGAGGTGTTCCAAGGCATGGCTGAGCGTGCACAGGTTCATCCAAGTCAGGAATGGCCGCGTCCTTGACAACTTGTGATATTGCATCAAACCGTGCAGCATGGCATTCGGCTGCTTCATCCTTTACGCGAAAAACGGATGTGCTAGATTCTTCTTCCCTCTAACACAATTTCAGCAAGCAATTCAGCAACATGAATGATCGACAAGTAACCGAGAATATTAACAGAGGTAGATATTGTAATTAAGAAACTCTGAATCTTAGAAACAGAGCCGTTTCTATCTTTAGAGGCAGCCTGGAGCTTCACATAATCCATAAAGTAAAGGAAGGTGGAGAAAATGCTTTTTAATTCTCTTATATAAGTGCGGTTTCATAAGAAAGATGATAATTTGATTTACCTGACCCGGCAGAATGGGAGTATACTGCTCGGTTTCACATGGGCTATTATTGGGACGATGAGGCTGGGGAGGATCTGCCCTCGGTGTTCTAAGATCAATTTTTACAGCAGATGCATCATATTCCAAAGGAGAAACATCCATTCCAGAATTGTCAGATGCATCATATTCCAAAAAAACAGAAACATCCATTTCAGGTTTGTCAGATGCATCATATTCCAAAACAGAAACATCCAGTTCAGAATTGTCGAGTTGCTTTGATGGCAATTGGTAAAAAACTTTGGAGACAACAAGCTCCTCATCcttttcatcttcatcgacACCAAGATGATACTGATGCATCACCCAGCCAGCTTTACCTGTCTTGCTGCCACCTCTCTTAGAACCTGTATAGAGAACCAGTATCTTCTTCCAGCCTTTCTGGACACCATTGTCATCGCAGATGGCTTTGGACCTCCCAGTCTTATGCCATCTGATATGCTCATCGCAAACAGTATTATCACTATTATTGATCTTGCGACGCTTGCGCTTACCACAGTTATATGCATTTGATATTCTGTGGAAGAAATGACGGCTGCTCCCATCCATCTTGATTTCTACCAGAATAACAGAAGAGAAAGACATATGAACTAATCAACTTAAGCTTACTACTACACGATATATTTAGTTCAAAAGGCAGTGGTTATTTCAATAATAAGAATCATGTACCAGGGAGATTTTTGGGATGTGTATAGCAGATTCCCTCCATCTCTTTTATAGTAGGAATAAATTCATTAATAAGTACATGGGACTTCATATTTGGCAGGCTAGACTTCCCTTCTAAATGTTCAAGCAGCTGCAAATCGGATGGATCAAATTTGACACCAGGAAGGAGTCCTGGCCACTCTAAAGAAATCTGCAATGCAAGGTATGAGGTgcaaaaaagggaaaagaaaaatctaGAATGTGAAAAATGTCATACGATGTGAACTAAAATTTCACACAACAAAAGGTTATATTTGGTTTAAAGCCAACTTTTGTTATGGCTAAGGTTAGAC harbors:
- the LOC133887622 gene encoding SUPPRESSOR OF GAMMA RESPONSE 1-like isoform X1; this translates as MAKSWIMNGRGTAKKMRNPTQSFNFGLGELVAEAYTKCPNCQYCIDNSNISLEWPGLLPGVKFDPSDLQLLEHLEGKSSLPNMKSHVLINEFIPTIKEMEGICYTHPKNLPEIKMDGSSRHFFHRISNAYNCGKRKRRKINNSDNTVCDEHIRWHKTGRSKAICDDNGVQKGWKKILVLYTGSKRGGSKTGKAGWVMHQYHLGVDEDEKDEELVVSKVFYQLPSKQLDNSELDVSVLEYDASDKPEMDVSVFLEYDASDNSGMDVSPLEYDASAVKIDLRTPRADPPQPHRPNNSPCETEQYTPILPGQREEESSTSVFRVKDEAAECHAARFDAISQVVKDAAIPDLDEPVHAQPCLGTPPDLGALGDMQFGIFGSQDSLGSLLDSFY
- the LOC133887622 gene encoding SUPPRESSOR OF GAMMA RESPONSE 1-like isoform X3; amino-acid sequence: MAKSWIMNGRGTAKKMRNPTQSFNFGLGELVAEAYTKCPNCQYCIDNSNLLEHLEGKSSLPNMKSHVLINEFIPTIKEMEGICYTHPKNLPEIKMDGSSRHFFHRISNAYNCGKRKRRKINNSDNTVCDEHIRWHKTGRSKAICDDNGVQKGWKKILVLYTGSKRGGSKTGKAGWVMHQYHLGVDEDEKDEELVVSKVFYQLPSKQLDNSELDVSVLEYDASDKPEMDVSVFLEYDASDNSGMDVSPLEYDASAVKIDLRTPRADPPQPHRPNNSPCETEQYTPILPGQREEESSTSVFRVKDEAAECHAARFDAISQVVKDAAIPDLDEPVHAQPCLGTPPDLGALGDMQFGIFGSQDSLGSLLDSFY
- the LOC133887622 gene encoding SUPPRESSOR OF GAMMA RESPONSE 1-like isoform X2, encoding MAKSWIMNGRGTAKKMRNPTQSFNFGLGELVAEAYTKCPNCQYCIDNSNISLEWPGLLPGVKFDPSDLQLLEHLEGKSSLPNMKSHVLINEFIPTIKEMEGICYTHPKNLPEIKMDGSSRHFFHRISNAYNCGKRKRRKINNSDNTVCDEHIRWHKTGRSKAICDDNGVQKGWKKILVLYTGSKRGGSKTGKAGWVMHQYHLGVDEDEKDEELVVSKVFYQLPSKQLDNSELDVSVLEYDASDKPEMDVSVFLEYDASDNSGMDVSPLEYDASAVKIDLRTPRADPPQPHRPNNSPCETEQYTPILPGQREEESSTSVFRVKDEAAECHAARFDAISQVVKDAAIPDLDEPVHAQPCLGTPPDLGALGFGIFGSQDSLGSLLDSFY